The Setaria italica strain Yugu1 chromosome IX, Setaria_italica_v2.0, whole genome shotgun sequence genome has a window encoding:
- the LOC101771759 gene encoding neurogenic locus notch homolog protein 3: MAMVPVATLILALLACTKVAAEGPTICDTAKCGKGTCREMPGPIPLLTTSYNCTCDPGWTQPKLIGLIIPSAPCIIPDCPFDPSCFNLSLAPPKGIPITDPCVAINCGPGECKKGDGFSYSCECQPGYVNFLNLTAFPCVKNCVFGTDCSRLGIAPPPAPPPSTAPPPPGSVPSRHPLQLLWLLSLAMVQLV, translated from the exons ATGGCGATGGTGCCGGTGGCCACGCTGATCCTGGCTCTTCTTGCGTGCACAAAGGTCGCCGCCG AAGGCCCGACGATCTGCGACACGGCCAAGTGCGGCAAGGGCACCTGCAGAGAGATGCCGGGGCCCATCCCGTTGTTGACCACCTCCTACAACTGCACCTGCGACCCCGGGTGGACCCAGCCCAAGCTAATCGGCCTCATCATCCCCTCCGCGCCCTGCATCATCCCCGACT GCCCCTTCGATCCGTCGTGCTTCAACCTCAGCCTGGCGCCGCCCAAGGGCATACCCATCACGGACC CCTGCGTGGCCATCAACTGCGGCCCGGGAGAGTGCAAGAAGGGCGACGGCTTCAGCTACAGCTGCGAGTGCCAGCCGGGCTACGTCAACTTCCTCAACCTCACCGCCTTCCCATGCGTCAAGAACT GTGTCTTCGGCACGGACTGCTCCAGGCTGGGGatcgcgccaccgccggcgccgccgccgtcgacggcaccaccgccacccg GCTCTGTTCCGTCGCGGCATCCATTGCAGCTGCTGTGGCTGCTCTCGCTTGCCATGGTTCAGCTCGTCTAG
- the LOC101772160 gene encoding fibropellin-3-like → MAVLAGSSTASEPMRLLLLALLAYAAAGASICDTAICGRGNCTELPELVPGIPIYECHCDPGWSQAWKAVRFSPCIVPNCSFDGTCLNLSLTPPTGIPKDVCAVVSCGAGGACKTGGAALFSYTCECQPGYANLLNQTALPCVKNCSVPSRRLRQLLLLVTLAMAQVM, encoded by the exons ATGGCGGTGCTGGCAGGAAGCTCGACGGCGTCCGAGCCCATGCGGCTTCTGCTCCTGGCGCTGctcgcctacgccgccgccggcgcctcgaTCTGCGACACGGCCATCTGCGGCAGGGGCAACTGTACCGAGTTGCCGGAGCTGGTCCCCGGCATTCCCATCTACGAGTGCCACTGCGACCCCGGCTGGTCCCAGGCTTGGAAGGCCGTCCGCTTCTCGCCCTGCATCGTCCCAAACT GTTCCTTCGACGGCACCTGCTTGAACCTCAGCCTGACGCCGCCCACAGGCATACCCAAGGACG TCTGCGCCGTCGTGAGCtgcggagccggcggcgcgtgcaagacgggcggcgccgccctcTTCAGCTACACCTGCGAGTGCCAGCCAGGCTACGCCAACCTGCTCAACCAAACCGCGCTGCCCTGCGTCAAGAACT GCTCCGTTCCGTCGCGGCGTCTACGGCAGCTCCTGTTGCTGGTCACGCTCGCCATGGCGCAGGTCATGTAG